One window of the Reyranella humidisoli genome contains the following:
- the pgmG gene encoding phosphoglucomutase/phosphomannomutase PgmG — MSHKFDPSILREYDIRGIVGGTVHAADARAIGRTLGTLVRRKGGKRVALGYDGRLSSPELAAACIEGLTAAGIDVLDIGLAATPMLYFAVYHLEADGGIQITGSHNPPDYNGFKMMMGKKSFFGADIQTLGAMAGKGDWETGQGKVEKRPVLADYAARLLRDVKPGKKLKVAWDTGNGAVGVSIRSVVDKLEGEHFVLNEKVDGTFPSHHPDPTVPKNLEQLIAEVKKQGCDLGIAFDGDGDRIGAVDGQGRILWGDQLLVLWSRDVLKTNPGATIIADVKASQVLFDEIAKAGGKPMMFKTGHSLIKSKMAEVGAPLAGEMSGHVFFADTFYGFDDALYCGLRLLNIVANSKESLADMRDGLPQPVNTPELRFDCPDDEKFGVVEKVKARLQKDGAKFSDIDGVRVSTKDGWWLLRASNTQPVLVARCEAADDAGLERLMADLKAALAACGVELPDDAGSGHH, encoded by the coding sequence ATGAGCCACAAATTCGATCCGAGCATCCTGCGTGAGTACGACATCCGCGGCATCGTGGGTGGCACCGTTCATGCCGCCGATGCCCGTGCAATCGGGCGCACGCTGGGGACGCTCGTGCGGCGCAAGGGCGGCAAGCGCGTGGCGCTCGGATACGACGGCCGCCTGAGCTCACCCGAACTCGCGGCGGCTTGCATCGAGGGGCTGACGGCAGCCGGCATCGACGTGCTGGACATCGGCCTGGCGGCGACGCCGATGCTGTATTTCGCGGTCTACCATCTGGAGGCCGACGGCGGCATCCAGATCACGGGGTCGCACAATCCGCCGGACTACAACGGCTTCAAGATGATGATGGGCAAGAAGTCCTTCTTCGGCGCCGACATCCAGACACTGGGCGCGATGGCCGGCAAGGGCGACTGGGAGACGGGGCAGGGCAAGGTCGAGAAGCGGCCGGTCCTCGCCGACTATGCCGCCCGGCTGCTGCGCGACGTGAAGCCCGGCAAGAAGCTCAAGGTCGCCTGGGATACCGGCAACGGCGCGGTCGGTGTGTCCATCCGCTCCGTCGTGGACAAGCTCGAAGGCGAGCATTTCGTGCTGAACGAGAAGGTCGATGGGACCTTCCCCTCGCATCATCCCGATCCGACGGTTCCGAAGAACCTCGAGCAGCTCATCGCCGAGGTGAAGAAGCAGGGATGCGATCTGGGCATTGCCTTCGACGGCGACGGCGACCGCATCGGTGCCGTCGACGGTCAGGGGCGCATCCTGTGGGGCGACCAGCTTCTCGTCCTGTGGTCGCGCGATGTGCTCAAGACCAATCCGGGGGCCACCATCATCGCCGACGTGAAGGCGAGCCAGGTCCTGTTCGACGAGATCGCCAAGGCCGGCGGCAAGCCGATGATGTTCAAGACCGGTCACTCGCTGATCAAGAGCAAGATGGCCGAGGTCGGCGCACCGCTCGCCGGCGAAATGAGCGGCCACGTCTTCTTCGCCGACACCTTCTACGGGTTCGACGACGCACTCTATTGCGGCCTGCGTCTGCTCAACATCGTCGCCAACTCGAAGGAGAGCCTGGCGGACATGCGCGACGGCCTGCCCCAGCCGGTCAATACGCCCGAGCTCCGCTTCGACTGCCCGGACGACGAGAAGTTCGGCGTCGTGGAGAAGGTGAAGGCGCGCCTGCAGAAGGACGGCGCGAAGTTCTCGGACATCGACGGCGTGCGGGTCAGCACCAAGGACGGCTGGTGGCTCCTGCGCGCGTCGAACACGCAGCCTGTTCTCGTGGCGCGCTGCGAAGCCGCCGACGATGCGGGCCTGGAGCGGTTGATGGCCGATCTCAAGGCGGCGCTTGCGGCCTGCGGCGTCGAACTGCCGGACGACGCCGGCTCCGGCCATCACTGA
- a CDS encoding gamma-glutamylcyclotransferase family protein, with the protein MRFFFYGTLLDRDVMALVIGRRLPPQAYIAAGLPGHARRRAKNATYPIVVPARSGEVPGAVVGGLSHRDVARLAAYEGPGYRIAPLRVKAQGRMTEVSVFEPIQSRLQPSRDLWDLTLWQCRHKRSFVERLRRALSGRPAYSTP; encoded by the coding sequence ATGCGCTTCTTCTTCTACGGCACGTTGCTCGATCGCGACGTGATGGCGCTGGTCATCGGCCGGCGGTTGCCGCCGCAGGCCTATATCGCGGCGGGCCTGCCCGGCCATGCGCGGCGCCGTGCGAAGAACGCGACCTATCCGATCGTCGTCCCGGCACGGTCCGGCGAAGTGCCGGGAGCGGTCGTGGGCGGCCTCAGCCATCGCGACGTGGCCCGGCTGGCCGCTTATGAGGGGCCGGGCTACCGCATCGCGCCACTCAGGGTGAAGGCCCAGGGGAGGATGACCGAGGTGTCGGTTTTCGAGCCGATCCAGTCCCGGCTGCAGCCCAGCCGCGATCTCTGGGACCTGACCTTATGGCAGTGTCGTCACAAGCGTTCGTTCGTCGAGCGTCTCAGACGAGCCCTCAGCGGGCGCCCGGCGTATTCCACGCCGTGA
- a CDS encoding D-alanyl-D-alanine carboxypeptidase family protein, protein MIFPLRRIAVSLSWFAAGVVFIGASLTPAPVDAQTTSVKRAAPPAKARVKASSRNTSSSWVPNPGVNARESYLIVDATSGRELASDRPDELRHPASLTKLMTIYLTFSALDSGRLSLGDGLQVSVNALNAPPTKMGMTPGGTVNVRDATMALVTRSANDAAVLLAEALGGSEEAFARLMTQKARQLGMTSTVFRNASGLPNSEQVTTARDLSKLANALLRDYPHYYAIFSAQSYAYRGRTLENHNRMLGNYEGADGLKTGYTNASGFNLVMSAVRDNRRLIGVVMGGTSAAQRDRTMAALMDRGFSLAAAMQLSPWTSQRKPPSARYTAAQFDPGSSFAEAYRPPQAAPQQVSPKYAGFVPPAPAAPPAAQTAFAAAPPPSAPAMSDTPALGSWVIQVGSFSEPQAAQAALERATAALPNARSVSAIVDEVQMANRVFHRARLINLSQEQATEGCKRLEKRKIYCSALQVTAWNTPGAR, encoded by the coding sequence ATGATTTTCCCTTTAAGGCGAATTGCGGTCAGCCTCTCCTGGTTTGCCGCCGGTGTCGTGTTCATCGGCGCATCGCTCACGCCTGCACCGGTCGATGCCCAGACGACGTCGGTCAAGCGCGCCGCGCCGCCGGCTAAAGCCCGCGTCAAGGCCTCTTCGCGCAATACATCCTCGTCCTGGGTTCCCAATCCCGGCGTCAACGCCCGCGAATCCTACCTGATCGTGGATGCCACGAGTGGACGTGAACTGGCCTCGGACCGCCCCGACGAGCTTCGCCATCCTGCCTCGCTGACGAAGCTGATGACGATCTACCTCACCTTCTCGGCCCTGGACTCGGGCCGGCTGTCGCTGGGCGACGGGTTGCAGGTCTCGGTCAATGCCCTCAATGCCCCGCCGACCAAGATGGGCATGACGCCCGGCGGCACCGTGAACGTGCGCGATGCGACGATGGCGCTGGTCACGCGTTCGGCCAACGATGCCGCGGTGCTGCTGGCCGAGGCGCTCGGCGGCAGCGAAGAGGCGTTCGCCCGGCTGATGACGCAGAAGGCGCGCCAGCTCGGCATGACGTCGACGGTGTTCCGCAACGCTTCGGGTCTGCCCAACAGCGAACAGGTTACGACGGCGCGCGACCTGTCCAAGCTCGCCAACGCGCTGCTGCGCGACTACCCGCACTATTATGCGATCTTCTCGGCGCAGAGTTACGCCTATCGCGGGCGTACGCTGGAAAACCATAACCGCATGCTCGGCAACTACGAAGGCGCCGACGGCCTGAAGACCGGTTACACGAATGCGTCCGGCTTCAACCTGGTGATGTCGGCTGTGCGCGACAATCGCCGGCTGATCGGCGTCGTCATGGGCGGCACCAGCGCCGCCCAGCGCGACCGGACGATGGCGGCGCTGATGGATCGCGGCTTCTCCCTGGCCGCCGCCATGCAGCTCTCCCCTTGGACCTCGCAGCGCAAGCCGCCGTCGGCCCGCTACACGGCTGCCCAGTTCGATCCCGGCAGCAGCTTCGCGGAGGCCTATCGCCCGCCCCAGGCCGCGCCCCAGCAGGTCAGTCCCAAGTATGCCGGCTTCGTGCCGCCCGCGCCGGCGGCCCCGCCGGCCGCCCAGACGGCATTTGCCGCCGCGCCTCCCCCGTCGGCGCCTGCAATGTCGGACACGCCCGCCCTCGGCAGCTGGGTCATCCAGGTGGGTTCCTTCAGCGAGCCGCAGGCGGCTCAGGCTGCGCTCGAGCGCGCGACGGCGGCTCTTCCGAACGCCCGCTCGGTCTCGGCCATCGTCGACGAAGTTCAGATGGCCAATCGCGTCTTCCATCGCGCCCGCCTGATCAACCTGTCGCAGGAGCAGGCGACCGAGGGCTGCAAGCGGCTGGAAAAGCGGAAGATCTACTGCTCGGCGCTGCAGGTCACGGCGTGGAATACGCCGGGCGCCCGCTGA
- the clpS gene encoding ATP-dependent Clp protease adapter ClpS: protein MEFLRSAGDWRSGGPNEPPGTPPGGPPQQPPRRDDGEGGDDGRTGALTLTRTRTKKPSMYKVLMLNDDYTPMEFVVDVLQNIFQKNREEATEVMLHVHQKGVGICGVYTYEIAETKVTQTVDYARKNQHPLQCTLEKE, encoded by the coding sequence ATGGAATTTCTGCGTAGCGCAGGCGATTGGCGGTCAGGCGGCCCGAACGAGCCGCCGGGAACGCCGCCGGGCGGACCGCCTCAGCAACCGCCGCGGCGTGACGACGGCGAGGGCGGTGACGATGGCCGTACCGGCGCGCTCACGCTCACGCGGACCCGCACCAAGAAGCCCTCCATGTACAAGGTGCTGATGCTGAACGACGACTACACGCCGATGGAGTTCGTGGTCGACGTTCTGCAGAACATCTTCCAGAAGAATCGCGAAGAGGCGACCGAGGTCATGCTTCACGTTCACCAAAAGGGCGTGGGAATCTGCGGTGTCTACACCTACGAGATCGCGGAGACGAAAGTGACCCAGACGGTCGACTATGCCCGCAAGAACCAGCACCCTCTCCAGTGCACCTTGGAGAAAGAGTAA